The genomic DNA GAATCATTCAGTGCGCATGCCTTCTGCAGGGTCTGCTGCCCCCTGAGATGCTGCTATGGTGCAGCCTTGTCTGTGCATTGGTGGGATACGGGCTGCACCAAGCCTTAACCTCCCATGTGGAACCATGCAGCGAGCCCAGGACACATTTAGCTAATTTACAGAGTACCACTATTTTCCTTTCCTTCACCTTTGGCTTCTCACCGGTTCTGAAGACACTGACTGAGTCTGTGAGCACAGACACCGTGTATGCTATGTCCGCTGTGATGCTGCTGGCTCATCTGGTGTCCTTCCCCTACGCCCAGCCCTCCCCACCAGGCAGCCTGTCCCTGAACGCAGCACTGTTCGCCTCTGTCTGCCTGGCCTCCAGGTTACCAGGCACTCTGCACACGTTCGCTATGCTCAACTGTGCTCTGCTGGTGTTCGCCCTGTGGCCCTGCTTGCTGCAGAGGCTGAGGGACAGCGCACCCAGCCAGctcactggtgtgtgtgtgggcgtgtgcctgggaggggtggggggtctAGGGTCCCAGTCTCTGGGAGGGGCCGTGCTCTTGGCGCTGGGGCTGGGGAGCGTGACTCTTCTGTGTCCTTTGCTGTTGGTTCGACTGCAGAGACACAAGGACAACATCCACGGACCCTGGGACGAGGCTGAGATTAATGAGGACCTCAGCCAATTCCTGCACTGACGACACAAATATACAACAGCAGCAAATATACTCCAAGGCTCATCTGCctctaccagggttggggtcaattacatacagtattttaattgcattttttccaattacaaataaaattacaattattatttccccctgaacgtcaattacaatgaataacAAATATCGATTTCTTACCGTTAAAATGGCGGGGGGTTcctccccactgtagctgatgcatgttcatgtggatttgttgggtttttttcttaagaattttttAGTTGAATCtgtaataattacagaaaacaatgtgcgagagtt from Gouania willdenowi chromosome 4, fGouWil2.1, whole genome shotgun sequence includes the following:
- the pigc gene encoding phosphatidylinositol N-acetylglucosaminyltransferase subunit C, which gives rise to MGPDGAPGQSVPWRKVLWEPQPFPDNYVDQRFLEELRRNEGIRQYHYWAVVREAGYVGQQVSCVAVFITLWLYMEQGLLPPEMLLWCSLVCALVGYGLHQALTSHVEPCSEPRTHLANLQSTTIFLSFTFGFSPVLKTLTESVSTDTVYAMSAVMLLAHLVSFPYAQPSPPGSLSLNAALFASVCLASRLPGTLHTFAMLNCALLVFALWPCLLQRLRDSAPSQLTGVCVGVCLGGVGGLGSQSLGGAVLLALGLGSVTLLCPLLLVRLQRHKDNIHGPWDEAEINEDLSQFLH